From one Streptococcus pneumoniae genomic stretch:
- a CDS encoding type IV secretion system protein, with protein MITDVTSSFVFLASEKISSDSLFEGFDVDLESTANLVKSLADYNPTVWSYLSAITKGIMEPIGVAILAVILILEFSKMAKKIAGSGGAMTFEAIAPMIVSYIMVAVVLTHTTVIVEAILAVASYVIEQVAGIVSHGGTTYETISGLKGSGIVGKMIVGLFAIMIWLVRVASSMVVNILITIRFIQLYLMIPFAPVTIPTFLSDEWRSVGMGYLKNIMVYAVQGILIFLIVSLVPLFESAGKLAVANGAGAMETLAIMVGSLVQAILLIIALVGSQRTARSILGM; from the coding sequence ATGATAACAGATGTAACCTCATCTTTTGTATTTTTGGCTTCTGAGAAAATTTCGAGTGATAGTCTTTTTGAAGGCTTTGATGTGGACTTAGAATCAACCGCCAATCTCGTTAAATCCCTTGCGGACTACAATCCAACCGTGTGGTCTTATCTGTCTGCCATTACCAAAGGGATTATGGAGCCTATTGGTGTGGCTATTTTAGCCGTTATTCTTATCCTTGAATTTTCCAAAATGGCAAAGAAAATAGCAGGCTCAGGTGGAGCCATGACCTTTGAGGCAATTGCCCCAATGATAGTGAGCTACATCATGGTAGCGGTCGTTCTGACACATACGACGGTTATTGTGGAAGCTATCTTAGCTGTAGCTTCCTATGTCATTGAACAAGTGGCAGGGATTGTATCGCACGGTGGAACAACCTATGAAACTATTTCAGGACTCAAGGGTTCAGGTATTGTTGGGAAAATGATCGTTGGTTTATTTGCGATTATGATCTGGCTGGTTCGTGTGGCCAGCTCCATGGTGGTCAATATCCTCATTACGATTCGCTTTATCCAGCTCTACCTGATGATTCCGTTTGCGCCAGTCACGATTCCCACCTTCCTCAGCGATGAGTGGCGAAGTGTCGGAATGGGCTATCTGAAAAATATCATGGTCTATGCCGTGCAAGGAATCCTGATATTTCTCATTGTTTCCCTCGTGCCCCTCTTTGAATCGGCTGGAAAGTTAGCAGTCGCAAATGGAGCAGGTGCGATGGAAACTTTGGCCATTATGGTAGGTAGCTTAGTGCAGGCTATTTTGCTTATTATTGCCCTTGTCGGTAGTCAGCGTACTGCTAGAAGTATATTGGGCATGTAA